Within the Rubrobacter naiadicus genome, the region CCTCCGCGCTCTCGAGCTCCATCTCCGAGACGCGCGAGAGCGAGAGCCGCTTGAGTATCCTGTCCTCCCCGACGAAGGAGGCGACGAAGTCGGAGGCGGGGCTCGTGAGGATGTTCTCCGGGGTGTCGTACTGGGCCAGGACGCCGCCCTGCTCCATTATGGCGATCCTGTCGCCCATCTTTATCGCCTCGTCTATGTCGTGGGTGACGAAGACTATGGTCTTCCGGATCTCCTGCTGGATCTTCAGAAACTCGTCCTGCAACCTCTCGCGCGTGATCGGGTCCACCGCCCCGAACGGCTCGTCCATGAGCATGATCGGGGGATCCGCCGCCATCGCCCGCGCCACCCCGACCCGCTGCTGCTGACCGCCGGAGAGCTCCGACGGATAGCGGTCGCGGTAGTCGCCGGGGTCGAGCCCGACCATCTCCAGGAGCTCGTCCACCCGCTTCCTTATCCGCTCCTTGCTCCAGCCGAGAAGCTGCGGGACGGTGGCGATGTTTCCGGCTATCGTGCGGTGCGGGAAGAGCCCTATCTGCTGGATCGCATACCCTATCTTGCGCCGCAGCTCCGTCCCGCTCATGGAGGTGTTCGGCTCGCCGTCGATGAGGATCTCGCCGCTCGAGGGCTCGATGAGCCGGTTTATCATCCGCATGCTCGTCGTCTTGCCGCACCCGGATGGCCCCACCAGCACGCATATCTCCCCGTCGGGGACCTCGAAGGAGAGATCCTTCACCGCCGCGCTGCGCGAGCCGGGGTAGAGCTTGCTTACTTCTCTAAACTCGATCATTGCATCTCCTGCGCGTCCAGGGGTAGTACCCACCATCGCAGGGCCTGAGACCTTCGCTCGCCACGACTCCTCCAGAAAACTGCTTGCGGACAGTTCCGCATAAGTATAGAGATGTTTCGGCTCCTCTGCGGGCGGTTCTCTTACTTGCCTCGTCCCACGCCGAGCAGCAGGTAGAGGATGAAGTAGCCTATCACCGCGGCGAGCGCGCTGGCGTAGAACGGGTTCTTCTCCACGAGGCTGCGGCTACCTCCGGAGAGCGGCAGGGCGTTCAGGAGCGCACCGGCCGGGGATTCCAGTATCGCCCCGAGGCCGTAGACGGCCCGGGTGAAGCCGTTGGTGGAGGGGGAAACGCCGACGAAGGAGGCGCCCAGGTGCAGCAGGATGACCAGGATCACGAGCACGAGTATGGTCCTTATGAGCGACACGGTCCTCGGGCTACCTTCCCCGCTCTCTACGGTTCACAGCCGGGTAGTATACCGGCTCGGCCCGACCTTGCGGGAGGGGACTACCGGCGCGCCATGGCGCGCCGGTAGTCCTTCATGGCCGAGAGCAGCTCCTCCCAGCTCCTCTCCGGGGACTCGATCCGGTTGCCGTAGAGGGAGAACTTGTGCACCAGCTCGTGGATCGCCGTCTCGTCGTCCGAGATGCAGCGCACCTGCGCCACCACGAGCACGTCCCAGTCCTCCTCCTCCTTGATGTTGTTTATCGCCTCCTTGAGCGCCGGCTTGTGGTAGAGGAGCTTGCCGGGGGCCTCGAGATCCTCGTAGGAGGCCACCTGCTGGTAACCCATCTTCCCGATGTACTCCTCCACGGAGGCGATCTGCTCCTCGCGCGGGGGCAGGGTGTGCTCGGGATCCGTCCTTACATAGTATGCCGCTCGTACCATGCGCCAGATGATAGCACGGGTGCTGTCTGGTATGATTCAACCCGAGAGGAAGGCGTCGGGACGTGGCGCAGTCTGGTAGCGCACTCGGCTGGGGGCCGAGTGGTCGCCGGTTCAAATCCGGCCGTCCCGACTACCTCTTTTGCTCTGGAGGATACGACGGAAAGGCCTTGAGGGAGCTTTGGGGACGCTGGATCTTCTGCTGGGGATCGTAGGGTTCATGGTCCTGATCGCGGTCTTCTTCTTCGGCGGCTTTCTCCTTCTGGACTACCTCTGGGGCCGCCGGGGCGGCGACCTCTAGGCCACACCGGGCTGCGTTTGATCCCCGTTCTCGACGATCTGAGGCTGGTCTCCGTCGGGCGGCTGGTGCTGCACGAGGCGCACGACGTTGGGAGGCTCGCCGCGCTCAAGGAGCGGATGCTCACCGAGGGGGTACAGCGCAACCCGATCATCGTCTCACCCTTCGGCGGGGACTATCTGGTGCTCGACGGGGCGCACCGCCTGCGTGCCCTCTCGGAGCTCGGGTGCACGATGGTGCTCGTGCAGCTCGCGGAGCTTCCAGCGAGGGTGGAGAGCTGGTCGCATCTGGTCGACGAGCGGGTGGTGCGCCGGGCTCTGGGGGAGATGGACTGGGTGGAGGGAGGGCGGGAAGAGTGGTTGTTCTCGGTCGTCTTCTCCTCCGGGGAGGAGGTCTTCGTGAAGCCTGCGCGGCCGGGGATCCCGGCCGAGATCGATCTGCTGTGGGCGTTGCAGCGAGGGTACCCGAAGGGTGCGCCGGTACGTCGGGTGGAGTCCGGGGTGCCTCTCGACCCTCCCTCGGGGGAGGCTCTGGTCCGCTACCGGCGGTTCACGCCGGAGGAACTGCACCAGGTGGTCCGGCTGGGGAAGGTCCTGCCGGCGGGGATCACACGCTTCCGAATCCGTGAGCGGGTGCTCGGCGTCTGCTTCCCGCTCGAGAAGATGTACTCCGGGGACGAAGCCGACCGCAGCGCCGAGCTCAAGAGCTTCGTCCGGCGGATGTGGGAGGGGGGCAAAGTCCGGCGCTACGAGGAACCGGTGGTGCTCTTCGAGTAGTGCCCGGGAGCGAGTTTAAAAACCCTGGGGGCATGTGCTACATTGCTGAAGTGAGAGGCGGCCGAGTATTCTCACGGAGCGAGGAGGCTCCCGCCGGGTTGCCGGCTGGAGGTGAGGCTGCGAGAGTTTTCCGGATGATCCCGTCTGTAAGAGAGGAGTTGTTGTGACGGCCACGGTCGTGCTCGGGCTCGCCTGGGGAGACGAAGGCAAGGGAAGGGTCTGCGACGTGCTCGCCGCCGATGCGGGCCACGTCGGGCGCTACTCCGGAGGCAACAACGCCGGGCACACCGTACGCGTCGGCGACGAGGAGTTCAAGGTGCACCTCATCCCCTCGGGGATAGTCCGCGAGGGGGTCATCTGCACCATCGGCAACGGGGTCGTCGTCAACCCGCAGGTGCTCGAGCAGGAGGTCGAGGCGCTCGAGAAGCGTGGTGTGGAGGTACGCAGCCGCCTCAAGGTGGACGGGAGGGCGCACCTGATCCTGCCGTACCACATCCGGCTCGACTCCCACCGCGAGAAGGCGCTCGGCAAGGCCAAGATAGGGACGACCAACCGCGGCATAGGCCCCGCCTACGAAGACAAAGTCTCGCGCGTGGGCATCCGGGTGCAGGACATCTTCGACGAGGGGATCCTGAGGACCAAGCTGAAGGCCGCGCTGCGCGAGAAGAACGCCATCTTCGAGGGCATCTACGGCGAGGAGCCCTTCGAGGTCGAGGAGCTCGCCTCCTACCTGCTCTCCTTCAGGGATCTCCTCTCCCCGATGATAGACGACACCGGCGCCAGGCTGCGCCGGGCGCTCGATCGCGGGGAGCAGGTCCTGCTCGAGGGCGCCCAGGCCACGCTGCTGGACAACGACCACGGCACCTACCCCTTCGTCACCTCCTCCAACCCCTCCATCGGAGGGGCGTGCGTCGGCGCGGGGATACCGCCGCGTTACCTCGACCGGATCGTGGGGGTCACCAAGGCGTACACCACCCGGGTCGGGGACGGGCCGTTCCCGACCGAGCTCTTCGACGAGACCGGCGACAGGATAAGGGAGGCCGGCCACGAGTACGGCACGACCACCGGAAGGCCCCGACGGGTCGGGTGGCTGGACCTGCCCGCCATAAAGTTCTCCGCCCGGCTCAACGGCATCACGCACCTCGCGATCACGCTGCTCGACGTGCTCTCGGCCGTCGAGGAGGTGAAGATCTGCGTCGGATACGAGGTGGACGGCAGGAGGACCGACGAGTTCCCGATGAGCCAGACCGATCTGCACCACGCCCGGCCCGTCTACAAGACGCTCCCCGGCTGGCAGGAGGACATAACCGGCTGCCGGATGCGCGGTGACCTTCCGGAGGCTGCGCAGGAGTTCGTCGGCTTCGTCGAGGCGGAGGTCGGGGTGCCGCTGTGCATGATCAGCGTCGGCCCCGAGCGTGAGCAGGCGATCGTCGAGAAGATAGGGGCCTGAAGAGGTGCGCGTCATGGTGGTCGGCAGCGGGGGACGCGAGCACGCCCTGGTCGAGGCGCTGGCCGCGAGCCGTCTCGAGCCCGAGATGTACGCCGCGCCGGGCAACCCCGGCATGGCGGGCATAGCGAAGACCGTGGACATCCCCGCCTCTGACCTCACCGCCCTGCGGGACTTCGCCAGGGAGAACGGGATCGACCTGACCGTCGTCGGTCCGGAGGATCCGCTCATCGGCGGGATCGTGGAGTGCTTCTCCGAGGAGGATCTCGCGGTCTTCGGCCCCTCGCGGGCCGCCGCGAGGATAGAGGGGTCGAAGGTCTTCGCCAAAGAGCTGATGCGTCACGCCGGGGTCCCGACGGCCGACTTCGAGGTCTTCGACCGGGAGGAATCGGCTCTCGCCTACCTGTACTCGACCGAACGTTATCCGCTGGTGGTCAAGGCGGATGGGGCTGCTGCGGGCAAGGGTGTGACGGTCGCCAGGGCGCGCGAGGAGGCCGAGGAGGCCGTGAGGGCCTGCTTCGGCGGGAAGTTCGGGCCGGCGGGCCGGCGCATCGTGATCGAGGAGTGCCTGGAGGGGCGGGAGGCTTCGGTCTTCGTCATCACCGACGGCGAGGAGATCCTGCCGTTCCTCCCCGCCCAGGACTACAAGGCCGCCTACGACGGCAACCGGGGGCCGAACACCGGCGGGATGGGGGCCTATTCGCCCATCTTCTGGATGGAACCCGCGACCTACGCGGCGATCCTGGAGGAGATCATCCGTCCCACGCTGCACCAGCTCTCCCTCATCGGCTCCCCCTACACCGGCGTGCTCTACGCCGGTGTGATGGTCACCCCCGAGGGGCCGAAGGCGCTCGAGTTCAACTGCCGCTTCGGAGATCCGGAGACGCAGGTTCTCCTGCCTCGCATGGAATCCGACCTGCTGGAGCTCATGATCGCCGCCAGGGAGCACGACCTCTCGGGACGCGAGGTGGAGTGGTCCTCGGAGAAGGCGGTCTGCGTCGTCCTGGCCTCCGAGGGTTACCCGGAGGATTACGACACCGGGGTGGAGATAACCGGCCTCGAGAACCTGCCGGCGGGGGTCTACGTCTACCACGCGGGTACCGAGGAGCGTGACGGCAGGCTCTACACCGCGGGAGGGCGGGTCCTGAACGTCGTCGGGACGGGACCGACCATCCTGGAGGCCCGCGCCCGGGCGTACGCGGCCGTCGAGCAGATCCACTTCGAGGGCATGCACTACCGCACGGACATCGCGCTGGAGGCGATAGAGCTGGAGGATCTGTGACCATCCTGCGGGAGGACGCTTGATCGAACGCTACACCCTCCCTGAGATCGGTGCGATCTGGACGGAGGAGGCGAAGTACCGCGCCTGGCTCAGGGTCGAGCTCGCCGTCTGCCGGGCGCGAGCGAAGCTCGGCGAGATCCCGCCCGGGGAGGTCGAGAAACTCTCCCGCAGGGCCAACTTCGACGTCGGGCGCATCCACGAGATAGAAAGGGAGACCAACCACGACGTCATAGCCTTCGTCTCGAACGTCGCCGAGACGGTGGACGACCCGGTGGCCCGTCACTTCCACTTCGGCCTGACGAGCTCCGACGTGGTGGATACCGCCGGGGCGCTGCAGCTCAAAGAGGCGCTCGGTCTGATCCTGGACGCGGCGAGGGAGCTCACGCTCCTCCTTTGCGAGATGTCCCTCGAGCACCGCGAGACCGTGATGGTCGGGAGGACCCACGGCGTCCACGCCGAGCCCACCACCCTCGGGCACAAGCTCGCCGTGTGGGCCTTCGAGATGGAGCGAAACCTGAAGCGGATCGAGCGGGCGCGGGAGGTTGCGTCCGTGGGCAAGATCAGCGGCGCCGTCGGCACCTACGCGAACGTGGATCCTGCGGTCGAGGAGCTGGCCTGCGAAGAGCTCGGGCTCTCCCACGAGCCGGCCTCGACCCAGATCGTCCAGCGCGACCGCCACGCGGAGGTGCTCTCGGCGCTCGCCGTCCTCGGCTCGACCATCGAGAAGATCGCGCTCGAGATAAGGGGAGCCCAGCGCACCGAGGTGCGCGAGCTGGCCGAGCCGTTCGGGCGGGGACAGAAGGGATCCTCGGCGATGCCCCACAAGCGCAACCCGATCCTCGCGGAGAGGCTGTGCGGGATGGCCCGCCTGCTGCGCGGTTACGCGACGGTCGGGTTCGAGGACAACGCCCTCTGGCAGGAGCGGGACATCTCCCACTCCTCGGCCGAGCGGGTGGTGCTCCCGGACGCGACGATCCTCTCCTACTACATGCTGCGCACCGCGCTGCGCATCCTGCGCGGGCTCGAGGTGGACAAAAAGAGGATG harbors:
- a CDS encoding ABC transporter ATP-binding protein; its protein translation is MIEFREVSKLYPGSRSAAVKDLSFEVPDGEICVLVGPSGCGKTTSMRMINRLIEPSSGEILIDGEPNTSMSGTELRRKIGYAIQQIGLFPHRTIAGNIATVPQLLGWSKERIRKRVDELLEMVGLDPGDYRDRYPSELSGGQQQRVGVARAMAADPPIMLMDEPFGAVDPITRERLQDEFLKIQQEIRKTIVFVTHDIDEAIKMGDRIAIMEQGGVLAQYDTPENILTSPASDFVASFVGEDRILKRLSLSRVSEMELESAEGAGMGLPRIKGDPTVRDALSQLVGAGVEAAVVENGGERKLLTLRAIERTLGSRGGEA
- a CDS encoding recombinase family protein, whose translation is MVRAAYYVRTDPEHTLPPREEQIASVEEYIGKMGYQQVASYEDLEAPGKLLYHKPALKEAINNIKEEEDWDVLVVAQVRCISDDETAIHELVHKFSLYGNRIESPERSWEELLSAMKDYRRAMARR
- a CDS encoding ParB N-terminal domain-containing protein; the encoded protein is MIPVLDDLRLVSVGRLVLHEAHDVGRLAALKERMLTEGVQRNPIIVSPFGGDYLVLDGAHRLRALSELGCTMVLVQLAELPARVESWSHLVDERVVRRALGEMDWVEGGREEWLFSVVFSSGEEVFVKPARPGIPAEIDLLWALQRGYPKGAPVRRVESGVPLDPPSGEALVRYRRFTPEELHQVVRLGKVLPAGITRFRIRERVLGVCFPLEKMYSGDEADRSAELKSFVRRMWEGGKVRRYEEPVVLFE
- a CDS encoding adenylosuccinate synthase, with the translated sequence MTATVVLGLAWGDEGKGRVCDVLAADAGHVGRYSGGNNAGHTVRVGDEEFKVHLIPSGIVREGVICTIGNGVVVNPQVLEQEVEALEKRGVEVRSRLKVDGRAHLILPYHIRLDSHREKALGKAKIGTTNRGIGPAYEDKVSRVGIRVQDIFDEGILRTKLKAALREKNAIFEGIYGEEPFEVEELASYLLSFRDLLSPMIDDTGARLRRALDRGEQVLLEGAQATLLDNDHGTYPFVTSSNPSIGGACVGAGIPPRYLDRIVGVTKAYTTRVGDGPFPTELFDETGDRIREAGHEYGTTTGRPRRVGWLDLPAIKFSARLNGITHLAITLLDVLSAVEEVKICVGYEVDGRRTDEFPMSQTDLHHARPVYKTLPGWQEDITGCRMRGDLPEAAQEFVGFVEAEVGVPLCMISVGPEREQAIVEKIGA
- the purD gene encoding phosphoribosylamine--glycine ligase, yielding MVVGSGGREHALVEALAASRLEPEMYAAPGNPGMAGIAKTVDIPASDLTALRDFARENGIDLTVVGPEDPLIGGIVECFSEEDLAVFGPSRAAARIEGSKVFAKELMRHAGVPTADFEVFDREESALAYLYSTERYPLVVKADGAAAGKGVTVARAREEAEEAVRACFGGKFGPAGRRIVIEECLEGREASVFVITDGEEILPFLPAQDYKAAYDGNRGPNTGGMGAYSPIFWMEPATYAAILEEIIRPTLHQLSLIGSPYTGVLYAGVMVTPEGPKALEFNCRFGDPETQVLLPRMESDLLELMIAAREHDLSGREVEWSSEKAVCVVLASEGYPEDYDTGVEITGLENLPAGVYVYHAGTEERDGRLYTAGGRVLNVVGTGPTILEARARAYAAVEQIHFEGMHYRTDIALEAIELEDL
- the purB gene encoding adenylosuccinate lyase — encoded protein: MIERYTLPEIGAIWTEEAKYRAWLRVELAVCRARAKLGEIPPGEVEKLSRRANFDVGRIHEIERETNHDVIAFVSNVAETVDDPVARHFHFGLTSSDVVDTAGALQLKEALGLILDAARELTLLLCEMSLEHRETVMVGRTHGVHAEPTTLGHKLAVWAFEMERNLKRIERAREVASVGKISGAVGTYANVDPAVEELACEELGLSHEPASTQIVQRDRHAEVLSALAVLGSTIEKIALEIRGAQRTEVRELAEPFGRGQKGSSAMPHKRNPILAERLCGMARLLRGYATVGFEDNALWQERDISHSSAERVVLPDATILSYYMLRTALRILRGLEVDKKRMLANLNSGGGIVFSGRVLLALVESGMDRDDAYAVVQDAAMRAWRGEGGFRELLQKREEVRERLDGRLDDLFDPAYALRNLEVVYERVQKLRRRLEDG